Part of the Oceanispirochaeta sp. genome, TTTTGTATGTATGACCTTTGAGTGGGATGATCGTAAGAATCTCGAGAATCACTTAAAACATAACATCACATTTGAAGAAGCCCAATATGCTTTCTTTGATAGGAATCGAATCATTCTTAAAGATGAAAAGCATAGTATTGATGAAGACAGGTT contains:
- a CDS encoding BrnT family toxin, with protein sequence MTFEWDDRKNLENHLKHNITFEEAQYAFFDRNRIILKDEKHSIDEDRFFCIGQIDKGIVTVRFTMRRNNIRIIGAGYWREGRKLYEK